One window from the genome of Echinicola vietnamensis DSM 17526 encodes:
- a CDS encoding endonuclease/exonuclease/phosphatase family protein gives MPNLRAFSLVTFNLYNLNLPGHSMYRDYDGWSSEQYENKIVWTSYMLHLLQPDIFGFQELWHEDALTAAFERAGLLEAYDILTPPHHDGNKIICAGAVKKGLLEETPEWIETFPEKFILESAGDDPQTPDISVKISSFSRPVLHFRIKPREDRDAVSVFVAHLKSKAPTAIYREGWYRDEYDYYKKHSETLGYTLSTIRRSAEAAALRMILLDKLKDTDQSVIILGDLNNSQLSDTLNIMTGQPRYLHGLYAGGGDVDLYTVATLQEYRSLRDVYYTHIYQNIRESLDHILVSQEFYDNSRKRIWAFDGMEIYNDHLADEDHKNTGTNDHGIVKATFKYAPA, from the coding sequence ATGCCCAATTTACGAGCTTTCAGCCTGGTTACGTTTAACCTCTATAATCTCAACCTACCGGGGCATTCCATGTATCGCGATTATGACGGATGGAGCAGCGAACAGTATGAAAATAAAATTGTTTGGACTTCCTATATGCTCCACCTGCTACAGCCGGATATTTTTGGCTTTCAGGAACTTTGGCACGAGGATGCATTGACAGCTGCCTTCGAGCGAGCAGGTCTGTTGGAAGCATACGACATCCTCACTCCTCCCCATCACGATGGCAATAAAATCATCTGTGCCGGAGCGGTCAAAAAAGGGCTGCTAGAAGAAACACCGGAATGGATAGAGACCTTCCCCGAAAAGTTTATTTTGGAAAGTGCGGGGGATGATCCCCAAACCCCTGATATTTCGGTAAAAATCAGCAGCTTTTCCCGACCGGTACTTCATTTTAGGATAAAACCCAGGGAAGACCGCGATGCCGTCTCAGTGTTTGTTGCCCATCTAAAGTCCAAGGCACCCACGGCCATTTACAGAGAAGGGTGGTATAGGGATGAATATGATTATTATAAAAAACATTCTGAAACGCTCGGATATACCCTTTCTACCATTAGGAGATCCGCAGAAGCAGCGGCCCTGCGAATGATCCTCCTGGACAAACTTAAGGATACCGATCAGTCTGTGATCATTCTAGGCGATCTCAATAATTCCCAACTCAGCGATACATTGAACATCATGACGGGCCAACCGCGCTATCTCCATGGACTCTATGCAGGAGGCGGGGATGTGGATCTTTACACGGTGGCTACCCTTCAGGAATACCGGAGTCTCCGAGACGTTTATTATACCCATATCTATCAAAATATCCGGGAATCCCTTGACCATATTTTGGTTTCCCAAGAATTTTATGACAACTCCCGAAAGCGGATTTGGGCCTTTGATGGTATGGAAATTTATAATGACCACTTGGCAGATGAAGACCATAAAAATACCGGTACAAACGACCACGGCATCGTCAAAGCGACTTTTAAATATGCTCCTGCCTAA
- a CDS encoding gluconate 5-dehydrogenase, whose protein sequence is MKELFDLSGKVALVTGATHGLGMAMAKALAKSGATLIVNGHTPAKMEKALEEYAADGIEAHGYLFDVTNEKEVDEKLSEIEGKFGTVDILVNNAGMIQRTPAMEMEVADFAKVVNMDLVSPFLMSKRVAKGMKEKGGGKIINICSMMSELGRNTVSGYAAAKGGLKMLTRNLATEWAKYNIQVNGIGPGYFATEQTAPIRVDGHPFNDFIINRTPAGRWGDPEDLQGTMVFLASQASNFVNGQIVYVDGGILASIGKPHGEE, encoded by the coding sequence ATCAGGAAAAGTAGCGCTAGTGACGGGCGCCACTCATGGCCTAGGAATGGCCATGGCGAAGGCCCTTGCCAAAAGCGGCGCCACCCTGATTGTAAATGGACATACTCCGGCCAAGATGGAGAAAGCATTGGAAGAATATGCTGCCGATGGCATCGAAGCACACGGTTATCTTTTTGATGTCACCAATGAAAAGGAAGTCGATGAGAAGCTATCTGAAATAGAAGGCAAATTCGGCACGGTGGATATTCTGGTCAATAACGCCGGCATGATCCAGCGAACTCCTGCCATGGAAATGGAAGTGGCAGATTTTGCCAAGGTAGTGAATATGGACCTTGTTTCCCCTTTCTTGATGTCCAAGCGCGTAGCCAAAGGCATGAAGGAAAAAGGTGGTGGCAAGATCATCAATATCTGTTCCATGATGAGTGAACTCGGTCGTAATACCGTTTCTGGATACGCAGCGGCCAAAGGTGGCCTGAAAATGCTGACCAGAAACTTGGCCACGGAATGGGCAAAATACAATATCCAGGTAAACGGCATTGGTCCGGGCTACTTTGCCACGGAGCAAACCGCTCCCATCCGTGTGGACGGCCATCCGTTCAATGACTTTATCATCAACAGAACGCCTGCAGGCAGATGGGGAGACCCAGAGGACTTGCAGGGTACGATGGTCTTCTTGGCCAGCCAAGCCAGTAACTTCGTTAATGGACAAATTGTATACGTAGACGGAGGTATCCTTGCCTCGATTGGCAAACCACATGGCGAAGAATAA